One genomic region from Anopheles bellator chromosome 2, idAnoBellAS_SP24_06.2, whole genome shotgun sequence encodes:
- the LOC131211663 gene encoding membrane alanyl aminopeptidase produces the protein MGLMRKLTLGGFIAVACCLISSSVRGSPVDPDERYRLVEAEPRAALEDYRLNEDVWPSHYDVEIKPYLEAEDGKAAFTFDGKTTITVSTVLSTVTAIKLHMARMNIATWRVNRKSDNTLVQTSTEIYDGETEILTLPLQSPLLANVDYLLYFEYTGTMDDDMHGFYRTYYLVDGNPVWMGSTQFEQTHARRAFPCFDEPRYKAKFQLTISHKTPQYSVYSNTPVAATTADGTGRTLSTFAVTPPMSTYLLAFMVAPYEVTAREEMGILARPQARDQTAYSLDVGLKLLRALGTWIDYPFTSVAEMTRMYMAAVPDFSAGAMENWGLLTYRETNILYRADDATSLQQQRIAAVISHEIAHQWFGDLVTCEWWDVTWLNEGFARYFQYFGTETVETTWELGHQFVVEQLQGVMQMDSLASTHPMTHPVYTPAQASAIFDNISYNKGAVILRMMEHFLTPTRFQTALRQYIKNQAYGTARPEHLFAVLDQFEATAQDRMKPWTVQSGYPLLTVTSSANGFTVTQKRFLVNEPSHTDATLWPVPITYATKESDFSNTMPTFYGGATFNLDVPDAANVQYFILNNQQVGYYRVNYDATLWAKIKSALRSTNFGGIHVLNRAQIVDDLFNLARGGIVPYGTALDILEYLKDETEYAPWLAAVNGLTTLARRIHEEDEELFMIHILDILEKVYDVVKFQSPTSNERRVLTYLRQNVLQWACNYGHEACSEAAVTEFTRFFLHPETKVHPDMRQVVYCEGIRKGTKAHFEFLWNQYLTTNVATEQILVLQGLGCASTSETIFILMEAITSDHIRKQDKSNAYTYIINNPYTLTHVSAYLRQNHAIWAASHGDYMNVASAFNNLLARLKNDDERQTISTFIETNKNVLGTAAYDSIKGGLDDYDSNKRFTADNRDAIREFLKQKAGGGAATILTNVTLLVGLLMLVLFRL, from the exons ATGGGGTTGATGCGCAAGCTCACTTTGGGTGGCTTCATTGCCGTTGCCTGCTGTCTCATTTCGTCCAGCGTCCGGGGAAGCCCCGTCGATCCGGACGAGCGGTACCGTTTGGTCGAGGCAGAGCCACGGGCCGCCCTAGAGGACTATCGGCTAAACGAGGACGTGTGGCCATCGCACTACGATGTGGAGATTAAGCCGTACCTGGAGGCCGAGGACGGCAAAGCCGCCTTCACGTTCGATGGCAAGACGACGATAACGGTCTCCACCGTGCTGTCGACGGTGACCGCGATCAAGCTGCACATGGCGCGAATGAACATTGCCACCTGGCGGGTGAACCGCAAGTCGGACAACACGCTCGTCCAAACGTCGACCGAGATCTACGATGGCGAGACGGAGATACTGACGCTTCCACTCCAGTCGCCGCTCCTGGCGAACGTGGATTATCTGCTGTACTTTGAGTACACCGGCACGATGGACGACGATATGCACGGGTTCTACCGCACTTACTATCTGGTGGATGGGAACCCCGTTTGGATGGGCTCGACACAGTTCGAGCAAACGCATGCCCGGCGCGCCTTCCCCTGCTTCGATGAGCCGCGGTACAAGGCTAAGTTTCAGCTAACAATTAGCCACAAAACACCGCAGTACAGTGTGTATTCGAACACGCCCGTCGCAGCGACTACCGCAGATGG CACCGGTCGAACACTTAGCACATTTGCGGTTACGCCGCCGATGTCCACCTATCTGCTAGCGTTTATGGTGGCACCGTACGAGGTGACTGCACGTGAGGAGATGGGTATCCTGGCGCGTCCGCAAGCCCGAGACCAAACAGCGTACAGCTTGGACGTAGGCTTGAAGCTGCTGCGAGCCCTTGGCACATGGATCGACTACCCGTTCACCAGTGTGGCGGAAATGACGCGCATGTACATGGCGGCCGTGCCAGACTTTTCGGCTGGTGCGATGGAGAACTGGGGCCTTCTGACGTACCGGGAGACCAACATCCTGTACCGGGCGGATGATGCCACCAgcttgcagcagcaacgcatCGCGGCCGTCATTTCGCACGAGATCGCCCACCAGTGGTTCGGGGATCTGGTCACGTGCGAGTGGTGGGACGTTACCTGGCTGAATGAAGGGTTCGCCCGGTACTTCCAGTACTTCGGCACGGAGACGGTGGAAACGACCTGGGAGCTGGGCCACCAGTTTGTCGTGGAACAGCTGCAGGGTGTGATGCAGATGGACAGCCTAGCCAGCACGCACCCGATGACGCACCCGGTGTACACGCCGGCCCAGGCCAGTGCCATCTTCGACAATATTTCGTACAACAAGGGAGCGGTGATTCTACGGATGATGGAGCACTTCCTAACGCCCACCCGGTTCCAGACGGCACTGCGGCAGTACATCAAGAATCAAGCCTACGGCACGGCTCGCCCCGAACATCTGTTCGCCGTTCTGGACCAATTCGAAGCGACCGCTCAGGATCGCATGAAACCGTGGACCGTGCAGAGCGGCTACCCGCTGCTGACGGTCACCAGTAGCGCCAACGGGTTCACCGTGACCCAGAAGCGGTTCCTGGTGAACGAACCCAGCCATACCGACGCAACGCTGTGGCCGGTGCCCATCACTTACGCCACCAAGGAGAGTGACTTCTCGAACACGATGCCAACGTTCTACGGTGGTGCCACGTTCAACCTGGACGTGCCGGATGCGGCCAACGTTCAGTACTTCATCCTAAACAACCAGCAAGTCGGGTACTATCGCGTCAACTACGACGCTACGCTCTGGGCGAAGATTAAGAGCGCCCTGCGAAGCACCAATTTCGGCGGGATCCACGTGCTGAACCGGGCCCAGATCGTCGACGATCTGTTCAACTTGGCCCGCGGTGGAATCGTTCCGTACGGAACGGCACTGGACATTCTGGAGTATCTGAAGGATGAAACGGAGTACGCGCCGTGGTTGGCGGCCGTCAATGGCCTCACCACTCTTGCCCGGCGCATCCACGAGGAAGACGAGGAGCTGTTTATG ATCCACATCTTGGATATTCTGGAAAAGGTGTACGACGTGGTGAAGTTCCAGTCGCCCACCAGCAACGAACGACGAGTGCTGACGTACCTGCGCCAGAATGTTCTCCAGTGGGCCTGTAACTATGGTCACGAGGCGTGCAGTGAGGCGGCGGTTACCGAGTTCACGAGATTCTTCCTCCATCCGGAAACAAA GGTACACCCCGACATGCGCCAGGTCGTGTACTGCGAGGGTATCCGCAAGGGAACGAAGGCACACTTCGAGTTCCTGTGGAACCAGTATCTGACCACCAACGTGGCCACGGAGCAGATCCTCGTTCTGCAAGGCTTGGGTTGTGCATCGACGAGTGAGACGATCTTC ATTCTCATGGAAGCGATTACGAGTGACCACATCCGGAAACAGGATAAGAGCAACGCGTACACGTACATCATAAACAACCCGTACACCTTGACGCACGTTTCGGCGTACCTACGACAGAATCACGCAATTTGGGCCGCATC ACACGGTGACTACATGAACGTGGCCTCGGCCTTCAACAACCTCTTGGCCCGTTTAAAGAACGATGACGAGAGGCAAACGATCAGCACGTTCATCGAGACGAATAAGAACGTGCTGGGCACCGCAGCATACGATTCGATCAAGGGTGGCCTTGACGACTACGATAGTAACAAGCGGTTCACGGCGGACAATCGGGATGCCATCAGGGAGTTCCTGAAGCAAAAGGCCGGGGGTGGCGCTGCCACCATACTCACCAACGTTACCCTGCTGGTTGGACTGCTCATGCTGGTGCTGTTCCGTCTGTAA
- the LOC131212120 gene encoding membrane alanyl aminopeptidase-like: MCNFVWAVIVSAAVCSTLWGNGCCSPVIPKNPVPTDTVPRAPLDEYRLDGTVVPSHYDIEIKPYFEAEPNKEPFTFDGSTTITVKAVAAGTAKIKLHTASLSILAASVMLKSNSAPVQLFNQSYDEETEVLTLNLRSVLLTNVDYLVSFNYVGRMEENMRGFYRSYFTVDGTKVWLGSTQFEQMEARRAFPCFDEPKFKATFALKINYKSSSYKAYSNTAALSDDAVGNGRSLVTFATTPLMSTYLLAFIVAPYELYGDDPVRILARPQAANQTEYGAREGLKLLKQLGHWIDYPFDQVPQIQRMYMAAVPDFAAGAMENWGLVTYRESSLLYVPEEATSLQQQRIATIIAHELAHQWFGNLVTCEWWDVTWLNEGFASYLEYFGTAAAEPAWELDQQFVVEKLHSAMQTDGWTSTHPMTSAVYTKGQAAAIFDNISYNKGAVVLRMVEHFLSNAVFKTALREYVQERAFTAARPDHLFSVLNRHNPEAGGFMKPWTTQPGYPLVTVTGVPDGFTLTQARFLFNGTAGNSDDTTWPLPITYATTGKEFDYTRPRLIAGGKTFNIALPNASSVPYFIVNNQQIGYYRVNYDGELWRKISTALRSDRFGGIHVANRAQIVDDLFNLARVDAISYAMALDILEYLKKETEYLPWLAASNGLSTLSLKVHAEDEQLFTSHILDIFAEAYEHVKFQEPTSSERRVHTYLRRVVLDWSCRHGHETCSKMAVEEFERFRANPGTVKVHPDLRQVVYCEGVRRGSKEQFDFLLERYRTTNVATEQQLTLSGLSCATQDGLVQQFMDLTSSADVRSQDKATALSLLLGNPQALESAASYLITNHRRWSEAHDGYGSVGVAFKGILGRLKNPLVRDSIRAFAEGNKEVLGSATYAVIVDGLAEYDANLLFTVNHRDDIRGFLKAKAHSGATSAQVAAINMMTVSLGLTLWALRRW; this comes from the exons ATGTGTAACTTCGTGTGGGCCGTGATCGTAAGTGCTGCCGTGTGCAGTACACTGTGGGGAAATGGATGCTGCAGCCCTGTGATTCCCAAAAACCCCGTTCCGACGGACACGGTACCTCGTGCACCGCTGGATGAGTACCGCCTGGATGGCACGGTGGTGCCCTCGCACTACGATATCGAGATCAAGCCCTACTTTGAGGCTGAACCGAACAAGGAGCCGTTCACGTTCGATGGGTCCACCACGATAACGGTCAAAGCGGTGGCGGCTGGCACAGCGAAGATCAAACTGCACACGGCCAGCCTGAGTATCCTGGCGGCTAGTGTGATGCTGAAATCGAACAGCGCCCCAGTGCAGCTGTTCAATCAATCCTACGATGAGGAGACGGAAGTGCTGACATTAAACCTACGCAGTGTGTTACTGACGAACGTGGATTACCTGGTGTCGTTCAACTACGTCGGCCGGATGGAGGAAAACATGCGTGGGTTCTACCGGAGCTACTTTACGGTGGACGGGACGAAAGTGTGGCTAGGGTCGACGCAGTTCGAACAGATGGAAGCTCGCCGAGCGTTCCCGTGCTTCGATGAGCCAAAGTTCAAGGCAACATTCGCGCTGAAGATCAACTACAAATCGTCTTCGTACAAGGCCTACTCCAATACGGCTGCCCTGTCCGATGATGCTGTTGG CAACGGCCGTTCGTTGGTAACGTTTGCGACCACTCCTTTGATGTCCACCTACCTGCTGGCGTTCATCGTGGCACCGTACGAGCTGTACGGGGACGATCCGGTTCGGATTCTCGCACGCCCTCAGGCGGCCAATCAGACGGAGTACGGTGCGCGTGAAGGCCTGAAGCTGTTGAAGCAGCTGGGCCACTGGATCGACTATCCGTTCGATCAGGTGCCACAGATACAGCGCATGTACATGGCGGCCGTGCCCGACTTTGCGGCGGGTGCGATGGAGAACTGGGGGCTCGTAACCTACCGTGAGTCGAGCTTGCTGTACGTCCCCGAAGAGGCAACcagcctgcagcagcagcggatcgcGACCATAATAGCGCACGAGCTGGCACACCAGTGGTTCGGCAACCTGGTGACGTGCGAGTGGTGGGACGTTACCTGGCTGAACGAAGGGTTCGCCAGCTACCTGGAGTACTTTGggacggccgcggccgaacCGGCGTGGGAGCTCGATCAGCAGTTTGTGGTGGAAAAGCTGCACAGTGCCATGCAAACGGATGGATGGACTAGCACGCACCCCATGACGTCCGCCGTCTACACCAAGGGCCAGGCGGCCGCCATTTTCGACAACATTTCGTACAACAAGGGCGCCGTAGTGCTGCGGATGGTGGAGCACTTCCTGTCGAATGCCGTCTTCAAAACCGCACTGCGGGAGTACGTCCAAGAGCGTGCGTTCACAGCGGCCCGTCCGGATCATCTCTTCTCCGTGCTGAACCGTCACAACCCAGAAGCCGGCGGGTTCATGAAACCATGGACAACGCAACCCGGCTACCCACTGGTGACGGTCACAGGGGTCCCCGATGGATTCACGCTCACACAGGCACGATTCCTCTTCAACGGCACTGCCGGCAATAGCGATGATACTACGTGGCCTCTGCCCATCACGTACGCTACCACCGGCAAGGAGTTCGACTACACGCGGCCCCGGCTAATTGCTGGTGGGAAAACGTTCAACATTGCCCTACCGAACGCTTCCAGTGTGCCGTACTTTATCGTGAACAATCAGCAGATCGGGTACTACCGGGTGAACTACGACGGTGAGTTGTGGAGGAAAATTAGCACCGCATTGCGTagcgatcggttcggtggtATTCATGTGGCCAACCGGGCCCAAATCGTGGACGACCTCTTCAACTTGGCCCGGGTCGATGCCATCAGTTACGCGATGGCACTGGACATTCTGGAGTATCTGAAGAAGGAGACCGAGTACCTCCCGTGGCTGGCGGCGTCCAACGGGCTCAGCACGTTGTCGCTGAAAGTCCACGCGGAAGATGAGCAGCTGTTCACG AGCCACATCTTGGACATTTTTGCCGAAGCGTACGAGCATGTCAAGTTTCAAGAGCCCACCAGCTCAGAGCGCCGAGTACACACCTATCTGCGCCGAGTGGTTCTGGACTGGAGctgccgccacggccacgagaCGTGCAGTAAGATGGCGGTGGAGGAATTTGAGAGATTCCGGGCTAATCCGGGCACTGTAAA AGTGCACCCTGATCTGCGGCAAGTAGTGTACTGTGAGGGTGTACGCAGAGGCTCCAAGGAGCAGTTCGATTTCTTGTTGGAGCGCTATCGCACAACGAATGTTGCTACCGAACAACAGCTTACGCTGTCCGGCCTGAGCTGTGCCACGCAGGACGGGCTCGTTCAG CAATTTATGGACCTCACAAGTTCCGCGGATGTGCGGAGCCAAGATAAGGCCACCGCACTATCACTATTGCTGGGTAATCCACAGGCCCTGGAGTCTGCGGCATCTTATCTGATAACAAATCATCGCCGTTGGTCCGAGGC TCACGATGGGTACGGTAGTGTTGGCGTAGCATTCAAGGGAATTCTGGGCCGACTCAAAAACCCACTTGTGAGGGATTCGATTAGGGCGTTTGCGGAAGGCAACAAAGAAGTGCTGGGATCGGCCACCTACGCCGTTATCGTCGACGGACTGGCAGAGTACGATGCAAATCTACTGTTTACGGTCAATCATCGTGATGACATTCGGGGGTTCCTGAAGGCGAAAGCCCACAGCGGAGCCACGTCGGCGCAGGTGGCTGCTATCAACATGATGACGGTGTCCCTGGGGTTGACACTTTGGGCTCTGCGTAGATGGTGA
- the LOC131206992 gene encoding puromycin-sensitive aminopeptidase-like: MCCLRVLAVALLCVLLPAPRVGAIEPRSVENGHLGLGLPNASAEPFEASPYVLPNVSVPVSYELFVDLTDESFQTYSGAVDITFQQTATGKSLALNSVGLIVNESTLRVTQSNGNAIPIERFESVPESQMIVLHCSESLETGEVYRAHLEFEGRINIDFYKGLYRSSYQTEHGVKYLATTFFAAIYARTVFPCYDEPAYKATFGVKIRHHDKHTALSNMPAIDSVPSGGFVDTSFQTTPIMSTYLVAFVVSELKTLPTQDGLFRVFAPEGREHLTQYAHDFAFRALRYLENFFGRQNQMAKIDLVAIPDFAMGAMENWGLITFREDYLLHEQGVSTARSEQFVGAIVTHELAHMWFGNEVTPDWWTYVWLNEGFARYFENYITSQLEPSWNLWDQFVVVNVHSALSLDCHSNNRAMSYYTTDPYELNELYDYVVYAKSASVIRMIQNVIGISSFRMAINDYLRSRSYLTTVPHDHISRLHRGNTVYLACYSGVQACLDDATEYVQSTFVNPSYKVPEEAQAVVFCALHKHRLLVESDYQITWFENQFLAQDSSELDVEMINRYLTSVGCSRNETILEYFLSLTNFNYPGLPITAAMKSQIYVGLANGGSTARMAALRYLNEHFSTVTYLLPNVGPIFTELGNRINVQSERALLQEIVTKYGHTLAAAAKEAADQALVQADQNIRWMQKYAPTVTTWLTEAMYEGTTTKPQGGGAGRTWSTQTLAVTGLVLIAMNTLAQFA, encoded by the exons ATGTGCTGTTTGAGGGTGCTGGCTGTGGCACTGCTCTGTGTGTTACTACCGGCTCCGCGAGTGGGTGCGATCGAACCACGGTCGGTTGAAAATGGCCACTTGGGACTTGGGCTGCCAAATGCTTCTGCTGAACCCTTCGAAGCGTCGCCGTACGTGCTGCCCAACGtatcggtgccggtgtcctACGAACTGTTTGTCGATCTGACCGACGAAAGTTTTCAAACGTACTCCGGAGCGGTCGACATTACGTTCcaacaaacggccaccggaaagtcCCTGGCACTCAACAGCGTGGGTTTGATCGTAAACGAAAGCACGCTACGGGTTACGCAATCCAACGGAAATGCCATCCCGATCGAGCGGTTCGAGAGTGTGCCTGAATCTCAGATGATCGTCCTACACTGCTCCGAATCGCTGGAGACCGGTGAGGTTTACCGGGCGCATCTGGAGTTTGAGGGACGCATCAATATAGATTTTTACAAGGGCCTTTACAGAAGTAGCTACCAAACGGAGCATGGCGTGAA GTACCTTGCCACAACGTTCTTTGCCGCTATCTACGCACGAACAGTGTTTCCCTGCTATGATGAACCGGCTTACAAAGCCACATTTGGCGTAAAAATTCGACATCATGACAAACACACCGCTTTATCGAACATGCCAGCCATCGACAG TGTTCCGTCCGGAGGATTCGTGGATACGTCTTTCCAAACGACTCCGATAATGTCCACGTACTTGGTGGCGTTTGTTGTATCGGAACTGAAGACATTACCTACACAAGATGGGCTATTCCGCGTGTTTGCTCCG GAAGGCCGAGAACACCTCACACAGTACGCCCATGACTTTGCGTTTAGGGCGTTGCGCTACCTGGAGAACTTTTTCGGGCGTCAAAATCAAATGGCCAAGATCGATCTGGTGGCGATTCCCGATTTCGCGATGGGGGCCATGGAAAACTGGGGTCTGATAACGTTTCGAGAAGATTATCTACTTCACGAGCAAGGCGtcagcacggcacggagcgAACAATTCGTTGGCGCGATAGTAACGCACGAGCTGGCCCATATGTGGTTCGGCAACGAGGTAACACCGGACTGGTGGACATACGTTTGGCTAAATGAAGGGTTCGCACGCTACTTTGAGAACTACATCACATCGCAG CTCGAGCCGTCATGGAATCTCTGGGACCAATTCGTCGTTGTCAACGTGCACTCGGCCTTATCGCTAGATTGTCATAGCAACAACCGTGCAATGAGCTACTACACTACGGATCCGTACGAACTGAACGAACTCTATGACTATGTAGTGTACGCTAAAAGTGCCTCCGTCATACGCATGATTCAGAACGTTATCGGAATCAGCTCGTTTCGGATGGCTATCAACGATTATCTGCGATCGCGCAGTTATCTCACCACCGTTCCGCA TGACCACATCTCTCGTCTGCATCGTGGTAACACCGTGTACCTTGCCTGCTATTCCGGAGTGCAGGCCTGTCTGGACGACGCCACTGAGTACGTTCAATCTACCTTCGTAAATCCTTCGTACAAAGTTCCCGAAGAGGCACAAGCGGTGGTGTTCTGTGCCCTACACAAGCATCGATTACTCGTAGAATCGGACTACCAAATTACATGGTTCGAGAATCAATTTTTAGCCCAGGACAGTTCCGAGCTCGATGTAGAAATGATTAACCGCTACTTGACCAGTGTCGGTTGttcacgaaacgaaaccattcTGGAGTACTTCCTGTCGCTCACGAACTTTAACTATCCGGGGCTTCCAATTACGGCCGCCATGAAAAGTCAAATTTATGTCGGCCTTGCTAACGGTGGTTCCACCGCCCGTATGGCTGCGCTGCGGTATTTGAATGAGCATTTCTCCACCGTTACCTATTTACTACCCAACGTGGGGCCCATCTTCACCGAACTGGGCAATCGCATCAATGTTCAATCGGAACGTGCCCTC CTTCAAGAAATCGTAACAAAGTACGGACACACCTTGGCTGCTGCAGCGAAAGAGGCCGCTGATCAAGCTCTCGTGCAAGCGGATCAAAACATTCGCTGGATGCAAAAGTACGCCCCGACCGTGACCACTTGGCTAACTGAAGCAATGTACGAGGGAACTACGACGAAACCACAGGGTGGCGGTGCCGGTCGCACGTGGAGTACCCAGACCCTAGCGGTGACTGGACTAGTTTTGATCGCTATGAATACGTTGGCACAGTTCGCCTAA